The window GACCCGCATCTGGGTGGCCAGGCGGGTTCGTATCGTCTGCCAGCGGTGCGCAAGCCCTTGTCGTTTGAGCTGGCGCTGGATGGCGGCCAGGAGGTGATAGGCCAGCACCGTGATGAACAGGTGTCCCTCCAAGCGGCGATCCCGGCGGTGATACACCGGTCTGAGACCCAGTTCGCTCTTGAGAGCCCGGAAGGCCTCTTCCACCTGGGTCAACATCATATAAAGGGACCAGAGTTCCTGGTCGGTCAGGTCCTGACGATTGGAACGTAAATAATAGGAGCCCGAAAATTTGGCCTGGAGTTTGTCAAGGGCCGTAATTTCCCAGGTGATAGACTGGACTTTGCGATCCCGATGGTGCACCTGCAGGTCATAGAATGGGGCCACGGTGGGATAACGCTCCCGCAGGCGTCCCAGGCGCCCCAGGATTTTGTCATAGTTCTTACATCCTCTGGGCATGGTGAGGCCGGCGGCCAGCTTTTGCAGTCCTTCTTCAAACCGCTGTTGCATGCGGGTGCGCATGGCGGCTTCCTTCCGGGCTCGGGCCGAGCTGTGGCAATACAGCAGGATCTCGCCGTCTTGGTCTAGCCTTTTCACCTGGATGGTGGTGGCGTCAGTCTCTTTGATAACCACCAGTCCCTCCTGGGGGATTTCCTGGGTGCGGTTGCGGCTCACGGCCACATAGTGAAAACCAGCTTCCTGGATCACGGCCAGATTGGCCGCGGTGGCAATCCCGGCATCGATAATCACGGTGGGGGTGGTTTGAAACAGGAAAGCGGGTTGCTCTAGGTCAGGCCGGAGGGTGCGCAGCATCTCCGCCAGGGTTCCGGGTTCGCTGACATTGCCGGGAAAGACTCGGGAGGTCTTGGGGAAACCGTCACCGTCCAGCACCAGGGCCAGGGTCAGTAAGGGCCGATCCTTACGCTTCTCCTTGGAATGGCCGCGCTGACCCAGGCGGCTTTCGTGGGCCCGGCCAGTCAGATAGGTGTTGGTCAGATCATAGAGGATAATCTTTTCTCCCAAGGAAAACCGCTTCCTGGCGTTGTCGGCCAGTCGGGTCTCGATCTCGCCTCGGTGGGCGACCAGGAGGTCCGAGAGGCGGTACAGGGCGT is drawn from Deltaproteobacteria bacterium and contains these coding sequences:
- a CDS encoding IS1634 family transposase, whose translation is MFIRAVRKQNRGSTQVYFYHQLIEAVRTPRGPRQRILLNLGTLEIPPSEWKELANRIEELYLGQQSLSPWAPHLEALAQHYASLLRQKEFSRAASAEPPEAQWETVDLASLHTGECRTLGGEAVAWKAFQDLGFPQILEDLGFSQSQLQQAALLIIGRLLHPASERQTALWAQEISALGELLGADFRYLSNNALYRLSDLLVAHRGEIETRLADNARKRFSLGEKIILYDLTNTYLTGRAHESRLGQRGHSKEKRKDRPLLTLALVLDGDGFPKTSRVFPGNVSEPGTLAEMLRTLRPDLEQPAFLFQTTPTVIIDAGIATAANLAVIQEAGFHYVAVSRNRTQEIPQEGLVVIKETDATTIQVKRLDQDGEILLYCHSSARARKEAAMRTRMQQRFEEGLQKLAAGLTMPRGCKNYDKILGRLGRLRERYPTVAPFYDLQVHHRDRKVQSITWEITALDKLQAKFSGSYYLRSNRQDLTDQELWSLYMMLTQVEEAFRALKSELGLRPVYHRRDRRLEGHLFITVLAYHLLAAIQRQLKRQGLAHRWQTIRTRLATQMRVTVSLTNDQGERLYLRQTTDPEPFHLQVYRALGLPPKPLKTKKIKV